The following coding sequences are from one Paenibacillus tundrae window:
- a CDS encoding GNAT family N-acetyltransferase, with translation MFKRVESEVELAMFNGIWTTVWTEKGFELEFSEEILERYVVITEEGYYVGTTEIKPYSEDSSINEIGSFHTHPMIQENLKKVAEIDKMAVLSSFRGQYIAELLSAIVHYAEKNGLTYFVMLLQPTLMRALRVSYHLPIHKVAGRVFYKGEDVIPSIVNVRDVYMHKERYSWIIQSESDSALVSKGLQLSQQT, from the coding sequence TTGTTCAAAAGGGTAGAGAGTGAAGTGGAACTGGCCATGTTCAACGGGATATGGACAACTGTCTGGACAGAAAAAGGATTCGAGCTTGAATTTTCAGAGGAAATTCTGGAAAGATACGTGGTGATTACGGAGGAAGGATACTATGTAGGTACAACGGAGATCAAGCCGTATTCTGAGGATAGCTCCATTAATGAAATTGGATCATTCCACACGCATCCCATGATTCAAGAGAACCTGAAAAAGGTTGCAGAGATTGATAAAATGGCAGTTTTGTCGAGCTTCCGGGGGCAATATATTGCCGAATTGTTGTCTGCAATCGTTCACTATGCGGAGAAGAACGGTTTAACGTATTTTGTCATGTTGCTTCAACCCACGCTGATGCGTGCTTTACGAGTCTCATATCATCTGCCGATTCATAAGGTTGCGGGGAGGGTGTTCTATAAGGGCGAAGACGTTATTCCCTCGATTGTGAATGTGAGAGATGTATATATGCATAAAGAACGGTATTCGTGGATTATCCAATCGGAATCAGATTCAGCCTTGGTGTCTAAGGGACTACAACTGTCCCAGCAAACTTAA
- a CDS encoding helix-turn-helix transcriptional regulator has protein sequence MAKESFDKEIQFLRMLSLTSGAYNRKQYAERLGISIHTFDKTTRRLREIMQTVSEQRTDSEPGKEMNDLARFQYGESAEPMLLFLFRAKSMKETEVKRLVLLLHALQQTPLTAMELLDACCEDLPEDMALPDEKTIRSDLKYLEEVGVIRKEPGGRPYRYLLQQDVLTKLTAEEQLELYDFVDIMANTQVPSVQGYLLRDSLKKAIALSYPQEEATEPFIYKYHYYSRILDEAHLYTLLGAIRQRKWVQFIYYSPKKPSSYSSQNTNPLFEREAEGRLNRILPLEVVYDHQYGRWYVVGYQGRRGFVKFRMEGITQIEEQDAANESYMNQLKKQWADLSRYSWLVDTGNTVTVQARFFHPTDGQRNFILDRVKLQGQWGTITPESNDTFLYEIRVNGTTEIKPWLRSFGSSCEVLAPRRLRQEMIKEWKEIAQYYEPVRENVQLPDYDEIE, from the coding sequence ATGGCAAAAGAGAGCTTTGACAAAGAAATTCAGTTTCTTCGTATGTTATCCCTAACAAGTGGTGCATATAATCGTAAGCAATATGCTGAACGGCTCGGCATTTCAATACATACCTTCGATAAGACGACACGGCGATTAAGAGAGATTATGCAGACTGTCTCAGAACAACGCACGGATTCAGAGCCAGGCAAAGAAATGAATGACCTGGCTCGCTTCCAATATGGTGAGTCGGCAGAGCCTATGCTGCTCTTCCTATTTCGCGCCAAGTCGATGAAAGAGACGGAGGTTAAGCGGCTTGTCCTTCTTTTACATGCGCTTCAGCAAACACCACTAACCGCTATGGAACTTCTCGATGCCTGCTGCGAAGATCTACCTGAGGACATGGCATTGCCTGATGAGAAAACGATTCGTTCGGATCTTAAATATCTGGAAGAGGTTGGCGTTATTCGCAAGGAACCTGGCGGCAGACCCTATCGGTATCTTCTGCAACAGGATGTCTTGACGAAACTCACGGCTGAGGAACAACTGGAACTATATGATTTTGTGGATATCATGGCGAACACTCAGGTTCCTTCTGTTCAAGGATATTTACTGCGGGATAGCCTCAAAAAGGCAATTGCTCTAAGTTATCCGCAAGAAGAGGCAACCGAGCCTTTCATCTATAAATACCACTACTACTCACGCATCTTGGACGAAGCGCATTTATACACATTACTTGGTGCAATTCGGCAGCGGAAATGGGTTCAGTTTATCTATTATTCCCCTAAGAAGCCATCTAGCTACAGCTCACAGAACACGAATCCGTTATTTGAACGAGAAGCTGAGGGACGTCTGAACCGCATCCTTCCCCTGGAGGTGGTCTATGACCATCAATATGGACGTTGGTATGTTGTCGGATATCAAGGACGTCGTGGTTTCGTGAAATTTCGAATGGAGGGCATTACACAGATCGAAGAGCAAGACGCGGCGAATGAATCATACATGAATCAATTGAAAAAACAATGGGCCGATCTTAGCCGTTACAGCTGGCTCGTGGATACCGGAAATACCGTTACTGTGCAAGCACGTTTCTTCCACCCCACCGATGGTCAGCGCAACTTCATATTGGATCGTGTGAAGTTACAAGGGCAATGGGGTACGATCACGCCTGAAAGTAATGATACTTTCCTCTATGAGATTCGTGTGAACGGTACAACTGAGATCAAACCATGGCTGCGGAGTTTCGGCTCTAGCTGTGAAGTGCTTGCTCCCCGCAGGCTACGCCAAGAAATGATTAAGGAATGGAAGGAGATTGCTCAGTACTATGAACCTGTTCGAGAAAATGTTCAATTACCAGATTATGACGAGATTGAATGA
- a CDS encoding IS3 family transposase, producing the protein MENHRSLFSLEKMCTLLHVSRSGYYKWRMDRTSKQQHRRTEIMKRIRFHFYDHQKRCGSPKITYALHLEGYRISSRTVSIYMRQMNLRSVHTPRYRVQTTDSNHHHPIAPNTLNQQFQTSKPNTVWVTDITYIPCRGGRLYLASVLDLCTREIVGWRLYNHMETSLVLGALNDAYRAKRPAPGLLHHSDRGSQYTSKEYVEQLKSYGMELSMSRRGNCYDNACIESWHSILKKELIHCNPRFKNPEEAYNTIYQYIEFYYNRKRMHGALGYLSPARFAKKFTDKSVA; encoded by the coding sequence CTGGAAAACCATCGCTCCCTGTTTTCTTTGGAGAAGATGTGCACTCTGTTACACGTGTCACGGAGCGGATATTACAAGTGGCGGATGGATCGAACAAGTAAACAGCAGCACCGGAGAACTGAGATCATGAAGCGTATTCGATTTCATTTCTACGACCACCAGAAGCGGTGTGGAAGTCCGAAAATTACGTATGCACTCCATCTGGAAGGATACAGAATCTCTTCCCGTACCGTCAGTATATACATGCGTCAAATGAATCTTCGTTCCGTGCACACTCCTCGGTATCGTGTCCAAACGACGGATTCTAACCATCATCATCCCATTGCACCAAATACGCTGAACCAGCAATTTCAAACGTCCAAACCGAACACCGTATGGGTCACCGATATCACCTACATTCCCTGCCGAGGAGGCCGGTTATATCTCGCCAGTGTTCTGGATTTATGTACGCGTGAAATTGTAGGCTGGCGTCTGTACAACCATATGGAAACGAGTCTGGTGCTAGGTGCATTGAATGATGCTTACCGGGCCAAACGCCCCGCTCCAGGACTGCTACATCACTCGGATCGTGGCTCGCAGTACACGTCAAAAGAATACGTGGAGCAACTGAAATCGTATGGTATGGAGCTCAGTATGAGCCGCCGAGGAAACTGTTACGATAACGCATGTATCGAGTCTTGGCACAGTATTTTGAAGAAAGAACTCATTCACTGTAACCCTCGTTTTAAGAATCCAGAAGAGGCTTATAACACCATTTACCAGTACATTGAGTTCTATTACAACCGCAAGCGAATGCATGGTGCGCTAGGTTATCTTTCCCCTGCTCGTTTTGCGAAGAAATTTACGGACAAATCCGTCGCGTAA
- a CDS encoding methyl-accepting chemotaxis protein — MVKGALTELDKRNRLFIKILWIMLAFSIVTDIMIGLGMNIILMLVGIGGTSCAVATFMTYKRIWVTSIKYFIACIVTLIVVMLIVFDPNPVISTYFLVYVNLAIMALYADYKTIIFTGVLGAGVSTYIFMIPEYGDRLFAGDSLLYLYLYLGFATAALAFGANFSQRLQKQVTERQQETLEAKKVADHLLEQLKASVLTLDQFSNNQQEGVRTTGEISKEVTLSFTEMTSSIEAQTGSVMRVNETSQTINQTVGTLLDGTRELQNYAAENTRLTEQSSTQMGVLSADVENVHQMMGSTVEMMQKLNSDNERISSIVSVIQELAEQTNLLALNAAIEAARAGEHGRGFAVVSDEVRKLADSSRKAAAEIDGILSNIRSQISGLHGQVVHGQTAVATSRTVSQEVSDLIEQIHENMERMKEHTDRVGESSNHLHVQQNEMVDSMSHIAGITQENMASVEDMHQNMRTQDSKMTDMISDYAKLDQLITSMKKLVATS; from the coding sequence ATGGTTAAGGGAGCTCTGACGGAGCTAGACAAACGTAACCGGCTATTCATCAAAATTTTGTGGATCATGCTTGCGTTTAGTATCGTTACGGATATTATGATTGGACTGGGCATGAATATTATTTTGATGCTGGTGGGGATAGGAGGTACGTCATGTGCTGTGGCTACATTCATGACATACAAGCGAATCTGGGTTACATCGATTAAATATTTTATCGCTTGTATCGTAACATTGATTGTTGTCATGCTGATCGTATTCGATCCGAATCCGGTCATTAGCACGTATTTCTTAGTTTATGTGAATTTGGCGATTATGGCGCTGTATGCAGACTATAAGACGATCATATTTACAGGAGTACTGGGTGCAGGCGTGAGCACGTACATATTTATGATACCGGAATATGGAGATCGACTGTTTGCAGGGGATTCGCTCTTGTACTTGTATCTGTACCTTGGATTTGCGACAGCTGCATTAGCTTTTGGTGCAAACTTTAGTCAACGGTTACAAAAGCAAGTTACCGAGAGACAGCAGGAGACGCTGGAAGCGAAGAAGGTTGCAGATCATCTGCTTGAGCAATTGAAGGCTTCTGTTCTGACATTGGATCAGTTCAGCAACAATCAGCAAGAGGGTGTACGCACAACAGGAGAAATCAGTAAAGAAGTCACCCTCAGCTTCACGGAGATGACATCATCCATTGAAGCACAGACCGGTAGTGTCATGAGAGTAAACGAGACATCACAGACGATCAATCAGACGGTAGGTACATTACTCGATGGTACACGTGAGCTACAGAATTATGCAGCGGAGAATACTAGACTTACCGAGCAGAGCAGCACTCAGATGGGCGTGTTATCTGCTGACGTGGAGAACGTACATCAGATGATGGGCAGTACAGTAGAGATGATGCAAAAGCTTAACAGTGATAATGAACGAATCAGCTCCATCGTTAGTGTCATTCAGGAGCTCGCAGAACAGACCAATCTACTTGCATTGAATGCCGCGATTGAAGCCGCACGAGCAGGTGAGCATGGCAGAGGGTTCGCCGTTGTATCCGATGAGGTACGCAAGTTAGCAGATAGCTCAAGAAAAGCGGCGGCTGAGATTGATGGCATTCTATCCAATATTCGTTCGCAGATCAGTGGGCTACATGGACAGGTTGTTCATGGACAAACTGCTGTAGCCACCAGCAGAACAGTTTCACAGGAAGTGAGCGACCTTATTGAGCAGATTCATGAGAATATGGAGCGGATGAAGGAGCACACCGATCGTGTAGGCGAATCATCGAACCATCTGCATGTACAGCAGAATGAAATGGTAGATAGTATGTCTCACATTGCGGGGATCACGCAGGAGAATATGGCTTCTGTTGAGGATATGCATCAGAATATGCGAACGCAGGATTCCAAAATGACAGACATGATTAGTGATTACGCTAAACTAGATCAGTTGATTACAAGTATGAAGAAACTGGTTGCTACTTCATAA
- a CDS encoding nucleotidyltransferase domain-containing protein has product MNVISEEMRSMIHQQLEQIEREEQVQILYACESGSRAWGFPSQDSDYDVRFIYVRPLEWYLSIEEGRDVIERPINDQLDINGWDLRKALKLFRKSNPPLLEWLQSPIQYLEKSSIAGQIRAKSPLTFSSKSCMFHYLNMAKGNFRDYLQGNQVKIKKYFYVLRPLLACGWIERYETMPPMEFERLVEDLIPAGDPLSIEIHDLLRRKKAGDELDIEPQLPAIQAFLTEQIEHYERIASQMAREDAVQVQELDRIFRLALQEVW; this is encoded by the coding sequence ATGAACGTAATTAGTGAAGAAATGCGATCCATGATTCATCAGCAATTGGAGCAGATTGAACGGGAAGAGCAGGTTCAGATCCTCTATGCTTGCGAGTCAGGCAGTCGTGCCTGGGGATTCCCCTCACAGGATAGTGATTACGATGTACGCTTTATCTATGTGAGACCGCTGGAATGGTATCTCTCTATTGAAGAGGGACGAGATGTTATTGAACGGCCCATCAATGATCAGCTTGATATTAACGGTTGGGATTTGCGTAAGGCGCTGAAGTTATTCCGTAAATCGAATCCCCCGCTGCTGGAGTGGTTGCAATCGCCGATCCAGTACTTGGAGAAGTCTAGTATAGCAGGGCAGATTCGTGCAAAGTCGCCACTAACGTTCTCGTCTAAATCTTGTATGTTTCATTATCTGAATATGGCAAAAGGAAATTTCCGGGATTACTTGCAGGGGAATCAGGTGAAGATTAAGAAGTATTTCTATGTCCTGCGTCCACTACTTGCCTGTGGCTGGATTGAGCGATATGAGACGATGCCGCCAATGGAGTTCGAACGATTAGTTGAAGATCTGATTCCTGCAGGGGATCCTTTATCTATAGAGATTCATGACCTGCTGCGCCGTAAAAAAGCAGGAGATGAGCTTGATATCGAGCCGCAGTTGCCTGCGATCCAAGCATTTTTGACAGAACAGATCGAGCACTATGAACGGATTGCCTCACAGATGGCAAGAGAGGATGCCGTACAGGTTCAGGAACTGGATCGTATCTTTCGTTTGGCGCTGCAAGAAGTATGGTGA
- a CDS encoding 3' terminal RNA ribose 2'-O-methyltransferase Hen1, which yields MHLILQASGADAAVVSHLLAKNPNNIYDRTDKGVRVRMVYTRATSSETEVLIHAEPDPVDLVRGSPDGYDITQYINDREFVTSSLFCSYIRSALGTALNGKPKEEYTKWVEHPFDLQLSFGPVASDLPDRVVEELFSHLGYAVTLEREELSYSFDLKKRSSVRRIILRGQETVQNALRQLFLLIPVLDNYKHYFISEDEIDKIKRYGDGWLETHPHKELIVKRTLRFAELIRKYESKEGRLSISDNKPLSAEDVENDRNALSERSNEASTDDVLTDDPPVRLNELRYRAITDVVARLPHRRRIVDMGAGEGKLSARLATIAGVESILAVEPSGQSRLRAMERFAKLEGRHGVFAMPEPIIGSLFYFDEQLQHQDVMILCEVIEHIEAYRLDGIMNTLLQEYQPEVLIVTTPNKEYNEVYAMEQESFRHHDHRFEWTRTELAERCVEWSAGTNYTYTIQGIGEQVEGYGQPTQMIIFGRREEGHQQ from the coding sequence ATGCATCTTATTTTACAAGCAAGTGGGGCAGACGCGGCAGTGGTGTCTCATTTGCTCGCGAAGAACCCTAACAATATATACGATCGGACAGACAAAGGCGTGCGGGTCAGAATGGTCTATACCCGCGCAACGTCTAGTGAGACGGAAGTGTTAATTCATGCAGAGCCTGATCCAGTAGATCTGGTGAGAGGTAGCCCCGACGGTTACGATATTACGCAATATATCAATGATCGGGAATTTGTGACAAGCAGTCTATTCTGCTCCTACATACGTTCAGCACTTGGCACAGCTTTGAACGGTAAACCGAAGGAAGAATATACGAAATGGGTGGAGCATCCTTTTGACCTGCAATTATCCTTCGGACCGGTAGCTTCGGATTTACCTGATCGCGTGGTGGAAGAGTTATTTTCCCACTTAGGGTATGCCGTTACTTTGGAACGAGAAGAGCTGTCCTATTCCTTCGATCTGAAGAAGAGAAGCAGTGTAAGACGCATCATTCTTCGTGGTCAGGAGACCGTGCAAAATGCACTGCGTCAGTTATTTCTATTGATTCCGGTGTTGGATAACTATAAGCACTATTTCATCAGCGAGGATGAGATTGATAAAATTAAGCGTTACGGTGACGGCTGGCTGGAGACCCATCCGCACAAGGAACTTATTGTTAAACGTACCTTACGATTCGCTGAACTTATAAGGAAATATGAGTCGAAGGAAGGTAGGTTGTCTATCTCAGACAACAAGCCGCTCAGCGCAGAAGACGTGGAGAATGACAGAAATGCATTATCCGAGCGTTCAAACGAGGCATCAACAGATGATGTCCTAACGGACGACCCACCGGTAAGGTTGAATGAGTTACGATACCGTGCCATTACGGATGTGGTCGCTCGTTTGCCGCACAGACGGAGAATCGTCGACATGGGTGCAGGAGAAGGGAAGCTATCGGCAAGGCTGGCGACCATTGCAGGGGTAGAGTCTATTCTGGCAGTGGAGCCTTCTGGTCAATCCCGTCTACGTGCGATGGAACGATTTGCGAAGCTGGAGGGTCGTCATGGGGTCTTTGCGATGCCAGAGCCGATCATCGGATCACTATTTTATTTTGATGAACAGCTGCAGCATCAGGATGTCATGATTCTGTGCGAAGTCATTGAGCATATTGAGGCGTACCGCCTAGATGGAATTATGAATACGCTGCTTCAGGAATATCAGCCAGAAGTCTTGATCGTGACCACACCGAATAAGGAATACAACGAGGTCTATGCGATGGAGCAGGAAAGTTTCCGTCACCACGATCATCGTTTCGAGTGGACACGCACTGAACTGGCTGAACGATGTGTGGAATGGTCGGCAGGTACGAATTACACCTATACGATCCAAGGCATTGGTGAACAGGTGGAAGGGTATGGACAGCCTACACAGATGATTATTTTTGGGCGCAGAGAGGAGGGACACCAACAATGA
- a CDS encoding ABC transporter ATP-binding protein: MTNILELNQISKFYGKKKALQDITLEIAPGRIVGLLGSNGSGKSTLMKLVAGLLQPTSGSIQVAGIPVGLETKSLVSFMPDQPLTESWMKVRDAIAYYRDFYADFDQEKAREMLDFMKLAEGERVKHLSKGMNERLQLTMALSRKARLYLLDEPIGGVDPVARGKILDAIVKFYDEDSSLIISTHLLNDIERIFDEVIFIREGQMVLREDVETLRLQNGKSVDEMFKEVYAE; encoded by the coding sequence ATGACTAACATTTTGGAGTTGAACCAGATTAGTAAGTTTTATGGCAAAAAGAAGGCTTTGCAGGACATTACACTTGAGATTGCTCCGGGTCGAATTGTCGGATTGCTCGGCAGCAACGGTAGTGGGAAGAGTACTTTGATGAAGCTGGTTGCCGGGTTGCTGCAACCGACCAGTGGTTCCATTCAGGTCGCCGGCATACCGGTTGGGCTGGAGACGAAGTCGCTTGTATCTTTTATGCCAGATCAGCCACTAACGGAGAGCTGGATGAAGGTGCGTGATGCGATTGCTTATTACCGTGATTTCTATGCCGATTTTGATCAAGAAAAAGCGCGGGAAATGCTTGATTTTATGAAGCTAGCAGAGGGGGAACGGGTTAAACATCTCTCGAAAGGCATGAATGAAAGACTACAGCTAACAATGGCTCTATCACGTAAGGCTCGTCTATATTTACTGGATGAACCGATTGGTGGAGTTGACCCTGTCGCTCGCGGCAAAATTCTGGATGCCATCGTTAAATTCTATGATGAAGACAGCAGCCTTATCATCTCAACGCACCTATTGAATGATATTGAACGAATCTTTGACGAGGTCATCTTTATTCGTGAGGGCCAAATGGTACTGCGGGAAGATGTTGAGACACTGCGTCTGCAAAACGGAAAAAGTGTGGATGAGATGTTCAAGGAGGTCTATGCCGAATGA
- a CDS encoding polynucleotide kinase-phosphatase → MREDKKQVTSRAGEVSRPKGHEVSRTERKNREIKLPHAGVVVLVGPSNSGKTTMLDRLAREGVIRRTEAVSSDQFRMLVGDEEYMEWKNRPRSEADVLYAEYQQVSAKAFEAMEAIVSTRCRLNKLTWIDATHLYPEDRERLVRLARKAHVPVIAIVLDIPEKELLERDSQREYPRGRQRVKQQVQQFKRSLRSIREEGFDANYILKQPDEITFVRTTNPLVLDMGAGVDIIGDIHGCYEEMMELIVKLGYVRGETGLYQHPDGRKLVSVGDVSSRGPESLKCLIFWQQHCAAGLAYMIDSNHGWKIARYLDGRDVTLSHGDELVEAELIQLEQAQGTDQAQQVRAELRDFLLEAPSHLVFTQNGVRQVVVAHAGIRDHFIGKQSKRIQDYCRFGDVEGTDAEGRPIRKDWYVDHTSGECIVWGHDPRPYPTIVNDTVNIDQGVVFGGMLTAWRMPERESVSVPARKDYAEDRNSPLVRWERKRLSPPNLRKFKEGFTVQTNSRMDVTIHGEVAQTAIDTFSHFTVPLEELVYIPPTMSPPPVASSVEGYLEYPQDAFQYYRSQGVTRMVAEKKHMGSRAILLIFRDEQVARQRVGRPMLGNIVTRTGRSFFDPATEQLVLSRLHADLSADGYFERHQTEFVLLDAEIVPWNLKARELIASQYAHVSESSLVDRNIMVDKLREAEKVGRDVTEWLQETELKLANAQTFRDVFQYYCWDVNDIGDIRIAPFHTLAHSTGTFWEQTHEWHMEQNREFARISPLMMETEYRIIADETDEADIIRWWDEMTAEGHEGIVIKPETFRTWNGNKMIQPAIKVRGRAYLHIIYGMDYLAPENLSRLRKRKTSKKERHALMESALGMEGIERFVRGESVERIHECVLATLSLESDRIDPRL, encoded by the coding sequence ATGAGAGAGGACAAGAAACAGGTAACATCAAGAGCAGGAGAAGTATCTCGTCCGAAGGGTCACGAAGTATCTCGCACAGAGCGAAAAAATCGAGAGATCAAGCTGCCACATGCGGGAGTTGTGGTACTCGTTGGGCCGTCAAACAGTGGCAAAACGACAATGCTGGATCGTTTAGCGAGGGAGGGCGTCATCCGGCGAACCGAAGCGGTCTCGTCAGATCAGTTTCGGATGCTAGTAGGCGATGAAGAATATATGGAGTGGAAGAACCGTCCACGTAGCGAGGCGGATGTGTTGTATGCCGAATATCAGCAGGTATCCGCGAAGGCGTTTGAGGCGATGGAAGCTATCGTAAGTACGCGTTGCCGCCTGAATAAGCTGACGTGGATAGATGCAACGCATCTATATCCCGAAGATCGAGAACGCCTTGTTCGTTTGGCAAGAAAAGCACACGTGCCTGTGATCGCCATCGTACTTGATATTCCGGAGAAGGAGCTGTTGGAACGGGACAGCCAGCGGGAGTACCCGCGTGGACGGCAACGGGTGAAGCAACAGGTACAGCAATTTAAGCGCTCATTACGCTCTATTCGCGAAGAAGGATTCGATGCGAATTATATCCTGAAACAGCCGGATGAGATCACATTTGTTCGGACAACGAACCCACTTGTGCTGGATATGGGAGCAGGAGTGGACATCATCGGAGATATTCACGGCTGTTATGAAGAGATGATGGAATTAATCGTCAAGTTGGGATATGTGAGAGGTGAGACCGGGCTATACCAACACCCAGACGGACGTAAGCTTGTTTCGGTCGGGGATGTATCGAGTCGTGGGCCTGAATCTCTCAAGTGTTTGATATTCTGGCAACAGCATTGTGCAGCAGGTCTCGCTTATATGATTGATAGTAATCATGGTTGGAAAATTGCACGATATCTGGATGGCCGCGATGTCACGCTTAGTCATGGAGATGAGCTTGTAGAAGCTGAGCTGATTCAACTGGAACAAGCCCAAGGTACAGATCAGGCACAGCAAGTGCGAGCAGAACTGAGAGACTTTCTGCTCGAAGCTCCGTCACATCTGGTGTTCACCCAGAACGGTGTACGGCAGGTGGTCGTTGCCCATGCAGGGATACGAGATCATTTTATAGGGAAACAATCCAAGCGTATTCAAGATTACTGCCGTTTTGGTGATGTAGAAGGGACAGATGCGGAAGGTCGCCCAATCCGCAAAGATTGGTATGTAGACCATACTTCTGGTGAATGCATCGTCTGGGGACATGACCCTCGTCCATATCCTACGATTGTGAACGACACCGTCAACATTGACCAAGGTGTAGTATTTGGTGGCATGCTGACAGCTTGGCGCATGCCTGAGCGGGAATCAGTTAGTGTACCTGCCCGGAAGGATTATGCCGAGGATCGCAACAGCCCATTAGTACGTTGGGAAAGAAAACGTTTGTCGCCGCCGAATTTGCGTAAATTCAAGGAAGGGTTCACCGTACAAACGAATTCGCGGATGGATGTAACGATACATGGCGAGGTTGCTCAAACGGCGATTGATACGTTCTCCCATTTCACCGTACCTCTCGAAGAGCTGGTATACATTCCGCCAACGATGAGTCCACCGCCTGTAGCTTCTTCGGTGGAAGGTTATCTGGAGTATCCACAGGATGCCTTCCAGTATTATCGCTCACAAGGCGTTACCCGTATGGTTGCTGAGAAAAAACATATGGGAAGCCGCGCCATACTGCTGATTTTCCGTGATGAGCAGGTAGCGCGGCAGCGAGTAGGTCGACCAATGCTCGGGAACATCGTGACTCGTACAGGCAGATCCTTTTTTGATCCAGCAACAGAGCAATTGGTATTGTCCAGACTACATGCCGACTTGAGCGCAGATGGCTATTTTGAGCGGCATCAAACCGAATTTGTATTACTTGACGCTGAGATTGTGCCATGGAACCTGAAGGCGAGGGAGCTAATCGCTTCACAGTATGCGCATGTGTCTGAATCGTCTCTTGTAGATCGTAATATTATGGTGGATAAACTTCGTGAAGCGGAGAAGGTGGGTCGTGATGTAACCGAATGGTTACAGGAGACTGAGCTCAAGCTTGCAAATGCCCAGACATTTCGCGATGTATTCCAATACTATTGCTGGGATGTAAATGATATTGGCGACATTCGGATTGCCCCGTTCCATACGTTGGCACACAGCACGGGTACATTCTGGGAGCAGACGCATGAATGGCATATGGAGCAGAATCGTGAGTTTGCCCGAATCTCCCCATTGATGATGGAAACAGAATACCGTATCATCGCTGACGAGACAGATGAGGCAGACATTATTCGCTGGTGGGATGAAATGACGGCAGAAGGTCATGAAGGGATTGTTATCAAACCAGAGACGTTCCGCACCTGGAACGGAAACAAAATGATTCAGCCTGCCATCAAAGTTAGAGGACGCGCCTATTTGCACATCATCTATGGTATGGATTATCTTGCGCCTGAGAACTTATCACGCCTTCGGAAACGCAAAACCTCCAAAAAAGAAAGACATGCGCTCATGGAGAGTGCTTTGGGAATGGAAGGGATCGAGCGTTTCGTACGCGGTGAATCGGTGGAGCGGATTCATGAATGTGTACTCGCCACATTGTCCCTCGAATCAGATCGAATAGACCCACGATTATAG
- a CDS encoding WYL domain-containing protein: MNLFEKMFNYQIMTRLNETGLFTWTSQERAWLRLMLKHPAAFEALRPLTLKKLQEMLEPEQDLNLQDYLTEKAKSVENSVSHPLLQTLRQMILHHQGFRLTGRVRNGRISNDQFGFPYKLEYSMVKKEWYVLWYAPRFHKLMATKLHSIIAVEAEPIEAALASKYAQKITTLTEHRKTTVTIEVLPEFNQELSRILYAFSCFEKQVDYDEGEQTYRIILTIPRGEMDYVLSKMRFLGKRVRITDNASLRKRMAETASKVLARYAESEAEGESESQRIQNYNRNK, encoded by the coding sequence ATGAACCTGTTCGAGAAAATGTTCAATTACCAGATTATGACGAGATTGAATGAGACAGGACTGTTCACTTGGACATCGCAAGAACGCGCTTGGCTGCGGTTGATGTTGAAGCATCCAGCGGCGTTCGAGGCACTACGTCCCTTGACCCTTAAGAAACTGCAGGAGATGTTGGAACCAGAGCAGGACTTGAACCTTCAGGACTACCTGACGGAAAAAGCCAAAAGCGTAGAGAACAGCGTCTCCCATCCACTTCTCCAAACCTTAAGGCAGATGATATTGCATCATCAGGGGTTTCGCTTAACTGGACGTGTCCGCAATGGAAGAATCAGCAACGACCAGTTCGGATTTCCATACAAGCTGGAATACTCTATGGTCAAAAAAGAATGGTATGTGCTCTGGTATGCCCCGCGCTTTCACAAGCTCATGGCTACCAAGCTTCACAGTATCATTGCCGTAGAAGCCGAACCCATTGAAGCAGCTCTCGCTTCCAAGTATGCACAAAAGATTACCACATTAACTGAACACCGAAAGACAACTGTAACCATTGAAGTGTTGCCTGAATTTAATCAGGAGCTGTCGCGGATCCTGTACGCATTCTCCTGCTTCGAGAAGCAGGTCGACTATGATGAAGGCGAACAAACCTACCGGATTATACTCACGATTCCACGGGGAGAAATGGATTATGTTTTATCCAAGATGCGCTTTCTGGGGAAAAGAGTTCGGATCACTGACAATGCATCGCTCCGCAAGCGTATGGCGGAGACGGCCTCTAAGGTGCTAGCGCGTTACGCGGAATCTGAAGCCGAGGGTGAATCAGAGTCTCAGCGTATACAGAATTATAATCGCAACAAATAG